The DNA window TTGCCGGAGGCGAATGATCCGATCAAAGAACACGCATTGAGTGAGCCCACCAAAATCTCTACCTTAACTGATGAAATCTTGAGCGTATCCTTGATGTACAGCACTGCTCCGCTCATCACCCCAATGTCTAAAATTAATCAATTCATTAAAACTCAGTAATACTAATAATTAAAATGTTCCATTCAAAGACtaccaataaaataaaaaattgttaaCCTGAACACGTACGAGTAAGCTGACCAATCGAGTGCAAAAAAATAATGGGAATGCAAGAAGTAACACAGCAGTAATATGAGCGACGGACGGTCGACGATGTTAACGTAATTACCGTAGCCCAGAAGAATGGAATTGGTGGAAGCCAAGACGGCACATGCCAAGGCATACTTGTTAAGACGAGGAGGCCTCTGGTTGGTGGATTGGGATTGAGACTCTAGTGCCGCCGTCTCCCTGGCATCCGTAGCTGATTTCACTCCACCTCCTTCTTCCATGCGTTGTATTATTTGCCGAGAAAAATTTGTGGGGGTCCTATTACTGAGGAACCAACTGCTAAGACGTCGATTTTTGGTTTAAAGTAGGGAGAACGTAATCTGTATTGAGAAATGGATAAACGAGCATTGTTGTTAGGCATGGGTGAGTGGTTTTTTGGTTAAAACTGATTCTGTGTAATCGTTCGGGGTGTAGCGCTTTGGTAAATGAGTACTTCGTGGTAATTGCGCTAACAGATTTGCCAAAGTACAAGGAAGGATTATGGATGGATGTACGTATAACTGCTTAACATGGCAAAACTAATATGTGCTAATTACATTTTGCCCGCCTAAACTATTCTCGCGTTGCACTTTGCACTCTTTAACTTTGGATGGCagcacccttttttttttttgtttaagtgTAAATTAGAGGAATCGAGCTTACGAACTTTCACTTACACTTCCTGCTCGAACCACTCAACTCATCTCTTTCCCCCCTCTCTTGCAGCACTTAACTACCTTTAACTTGTAATTCATTGTACAATTTTAAATGAAACTATCTTCGGTGGAAAAGAATGTTTATGCAATCGATATACCCTGAATAATCGTGGCTAATTGCCTAAAATACTCTACAAGTGCATGTAACTCAGAAAATCCTATCCACTATCCCTGTGTCTTTATGTTTTCCAGTAGAACTCTTTTTCACTCCGCCGTCTCTCAGCAAAACTCAACTCAACTCCACTCTTAGTTAATAATCCCTTCTAATCTGAAATGGCAGTAATGGATGCACTTTTGCATACTCCCTGCGGACTGCATAAGCCTAAACTTTACGACAAGGATGCATGATTTTGGCTATGTAACTGTTTGTTCACGGGAAGCGTGATGCTTACCAAACCTGAAAAATAAGCTGGATTGATGTGGGCTTTACGTAACTTGGGGAATGGCACGAAATTAATCATGAACGAACTACGCACCCGACTCTCCATTGATTTTCAGAAAATGGAAAAGCCTAGTTGTTGGCTGGCATTGAGGTTCTTGACTCAACTTTGCTCGCACGGAACATATTTCTCTAGTAACATAGGACAAGTGGATACATAACATCTCTCTTCTAAAACCATAAAATTCGTGTGTTCTCTTCTAAAACAGCTAATCTTCAATTCTTTCATTTCATCTTAGGCCAATCATTAATCTTAGCATCTTGTAGTAGTTAAGGTTTTCCATTTTAGACCAATCACTAATGCCAATGTTTATGTTTGAGAGGAAGAACATTGTCTGAGCATCTAATTCAAGCCTGGAGGCCGAAAATTCGGATAGGTTAACCTCTCAGTATATACCGAATAGCTTTTCCTTTCTGCACCATCTTCAAACACGGTCATCTAATtctatcaatatatatatatatatagaaaacaAAATCAACGATAAAAATACGGCCTGCTAAAAGAGCTATTACTGAAAATTatggattttcttttcttttttttttgcgtttGATGTCATACTATCATGTATTTGATAGTGTCTGATCAGGGGAAAAATGATTAATGAATGAGCTTACAGTAATTAACTGCCTCAACAAATCCAAAGCAATCAGTGGACCCGGAACCAAATTCTGGCCCGCTCCGGGAACCTGGCTTCCTGTGTTCCCCAACACGGTCACTCGTCAGAAACCAAAGAAAGAGGAAGCAACCACAGAATGAGAAATTCTTGCCGTCAGAAAaggagagggaaaaagaaagcgtCGCCTGAGAGATTCGAACTCTCGCGGGGAAACCCCATGTACTTAGCAGGCACACGCCTTAACCACTCGGCCAAAGCGACACCATTTGGTTGGTTGACAGCCAAAGCACCCTTAAAATTATACTAGTAAGCATTTGGccgtgtctttttttttttaccttcttttttgggtcccttcttttctttcttcagtAGGCAATTGGGCAGGTAAAGCTCAACTAGCGATGCTTGTTTGGCATTCGAGAAGTGAAGAGTGAGGCTGGTGTTAGTTGTTACCACTTACCACTCTCAAGAATTAAAAGAGCATGCAAAAACCACATACACTGAGTTGAAGGCTAGAAATTGAGTGAGTGGCTAGATTGCTTTACCAAGAACGCGGTGTTTGTTCAAACTTCAAAGGGAAGTGCACCTCAAGATTTCTTTGCACTTTACCACTTCCGTGCAGCCTTGTTCTTCTTCCACTAGCTACTGAGCATCAGATATGAATAGATGAGGGATCGATTCTATAAGCCATGCCACAGGAATAGTTGTTTTTATATGGAGAGCGTGAATGTGGGCTTGGAAATGGGTGCCGTTTTTTGGTTCCAGTGCTGAATATTATTCCCTGATGACTGCACTCACCTCTCAGTATTCGGTGTAAATTTGCTGTTTAATTGCCCAGCCCAATGCGGCATAAATGGTGTAGATAGTAGTGGGGTGGGAGTAGACCGGACCGGAATCCGGATTGTCTGAGAAGCAGACAATCAGGACCAGAATCCCAAAATTATGCTACAATATCCCAATCCACTGTACTAAGAAACTAGTATGCAACCAAAAGTACCAAGAGAGCTTTAAAAGCTTTGCTTGGGTGTATCCCCTGATCAGCATTGTAAAAATTCAGGCTTTTCTGGAGATTTTCATCGGTGGGTACGCAGGCATTCATTCTCCGATTTTTCCTTGGATTTCTTCAAATccccccttccccctccctGCGGTAAGATAGAATAGGAATAAATTTATAATAGATTCTATCgtattaaacaaaaaactagTATGCAACTGGTAGCACCAGAATTGACAGTactgtttattttgaaaaaatgatatTAACACTCCTGAAAAAATTTCAGCCATtccttcccttctttttttaCATCAGAGGAAGTTCTTAAATAGTGCCTGAGATTTTTTAAGGAATGCTATATCATTTCCCCTTCTTTCAGGTCTCTTGTGTTCTTTATGCTGCTATCTTTTGCCATAACTGCCGGCTTTCACTGTTTAATTTCGTCATATTCTGAATGTATTGTAGCGCTCCCTCCCTCTTTCGTGATAAATTGTTGACATTGCTGGTCCAATTCATACGAGTTTTCAAATCATCCCTCGTAACAGATGACCCCTTACTGTAACTTTATCAAACTTAGTTGCTCTGCGGTTTGCTAACCGCTTATTACTTGGTTGCACTTGATACATAAAAGTCTGGTGTAGTACGAGTTAGTGCTGTCATTGCAATAGCATGCAGCAAGTGAAATCGAATCACTCGAACTCAAATGCATGAAGGAAGAACCAACCATCCGGACTCGTCATCCATGCAAGCTAAAGCAGacgaaataaattttttttttaaaaaggaatGGTACCGTAATGTAGCACCGTGAAAGGCATTGATTTTCATGCCATCGTGCAGATTATCTACAAACCAAAATATTTTGTGCTTTAACTTGCAGCTACTGCGGTGCTCGACAAAGCACTTGAAAAGGCCTGCGGCGGTTCTAGAATCATTTACCTCTAACAAGTAACAACAGGCTACAAAGAATACCAGTGGTAAGTCTACAATATCTACAATGTTCAAAGCTTTACCTCACCTTTCTAAGATTAATTTTCAACAGGGaaatcatgtgacttttgcacTATAAACAACTCCAATAATGTCTGAAGCAACATGTGAAAACCAATTAACAGCAGTACCAAAGAGGAGTTCCCAGAACCAGAGATCCAATGCCAGGACAGATGAAAAGATGAGCAGTGCCAGAGTCTGATAACGGTTTAGAGGCCAACCCAAGACTTCTGCCATTTTCTTCAAAAAGGGGAGGGAGCTACTTCTTAGGTTATGGCCCTTTATGGACCAAGCTGTTATCCACTGCACTCGAGATGGGACAAGGTCAAATTCCTCCCTCAATCGCCGTCCCAGGTCTGGCATGTGCCCTCCCCCATAAAGTATAGCAACCTTGTTATGACCTTCAGCAATTGCTCTGTTAAGTGCTTCTGTTGCAGCTCTGTTTCTCTCACCAATGATAACAGATCTCTCCTCTACATCAGCAGTGACTTGTGTGAACCTAAGCATCAGTAGCATTTCATCAGTACTAGAACAACAAAGATATGGTAAAATGCAATTCACTACTTCAAAGTAATGATAAATTGGTCTGAAAACAGTCATGTGATGCCTCATTTTGTACTAGCTAGTCTAGGCCTTCCAACGGGAAACTAAGGCTTCCACAATTTCATTTATCCATGGACTTCAAATGAAGGTTTTCAGTACTTAGCATACACTTCTTTTCAATTTGTCATGAAAATACATTGAACAGTTCTTCATGCAAATTTGTCATGAAAATCTATTAACATACATTTCTAGTCCTTAGATTTCTTTTCAATTGGTTTATCCAATATCAATCACTCTATTCCAAAAGTTACCTTGAAAAGTACATTACATTCACATAGAGTATTTCTCACACAGCAAGTTGTGCCAAAGGCAGATGATACTACAAAACGAATGACTTACTCAGACGTTAGCCTTTTTGCAAGAAAAACCTTCATTGCAGCACCAAAATCAAGCCTGGACAATGCTTCCAATTCTGGAAATTCAGATGCCTGGTTTCCCACATCTGTGCAAACACTTCCAATGATGAAGAGTCCAACAAGAGGCATGGGCAGCACTCGAGAAGCCCATAAAAGTTTGGATCTCCAAGGACCAAGATCTTCTGGAATTGATGTAGGCTGCACAATGGCTCTTGTCGATCTAAGTGTCATATCTCTGGCAAATGTAAAGAAGCTCTCACCTTTTTCATGCTGTAACAGTATAGGACGTTACTAACTTTTTCTAGACAAAATGTAACTTAAACAAATTTTTCATCGGAACAATATGACCAAAAACAAGGGAATGCCACGTTATGGCACTTAAAAGGGTATTAGGATGTAAATGAGTACCAACCAAACGAGTTCTCCTTGTGATTTTCAAGAAAAGCTAACATTCTATATGAAGTATCTAGATGACCTTGCCAAGACCCAAATTAAGATGAATTTGGAATAAAATAAGTGCTCTTGCAGAAGTTAATACTGAAGCCTAAAGGAATAGATCCTACCTGAAGTAACTTAAAGGTTTCAAAATCAAGATCTGCATGGTACCAGTTCTCAGCCTGGTAGTCAATACAATCTAACTGGAAATCAAGCATAAGAAAATTAGCCATCTGCCTCTGAATGCAGCCAAGAATATTAAATCCCCTTGAGGCTGAACCTTTAAGTTTCTTTTTAGCAGCATGATTTCTTCTGCTTTCTAGACTTTCTCTGCTAGCAACCATCTCATAAAGGACACAATCATACAATTCAAGTTCTTTTTG is part of the Coffea eugenioides isolate CCC68of chromosome 6, Ceug_1.0, whole genome shotgun sequence genome and encodes:
- the LOC113774713 gene encoding uncharacterized protein LOC113774713; amino-acid sequence: MVHGSLALLSTTLPSSSSNYSPLANPDWPSSSSSRVFSVFIRNSGLRNFKLRASFKQQQQQQQQSQLVEADNGPAEHFLENNSIADFMRFIKRSSNSKSSDDAEGGSYRSSELQTAVVSYRKKFPWSLLQPFLQVDLVSTIHIADKEYFETLQKELELYDCVLYEMVASRESLESRRNHAAKKKLKGSASRGFNILGCIQRQMANFLMLDFQLDCIDYQAENWYHADLDFETFKLLQHEKGESFFTFARDMTLRSTRAIVQPTSIPEDLGPWRSKLLWASRVLPMPLVGLFIIGSVCTDVGNQASEFPELEALSRLDFGAAMKVFLAKRLTSEFTQVTADVEERSVIIGERNRAATEALNRAIAEGHNKVAILYGGGHMPDLGRRLREEFDLVPSRVQWITAWSIKGHNLRSSSLPFLKKMAEVLGWPLNRYQTLALLIFSSVLALDLWFWELLFGTAVNWFSHVASDIIGVVYSAKVT